The sequence CTATCTATCAAGCCACGTTTGCCAGTACAAGCATTTGCTTGCCCTGAATTAATTAAAACGGCTCGTGCATGTCCAAGATTTGCCTTCAAACGATCAATACATAGATCAATGCAAGCAGCTCGCACAAAAGACTTGGTAAAAGTTCCTGCACAAACAGCACCCTCAGGAGCAAGCAATAAAGCCAAATCTGGTTTGCCTGAAGTTTTCAAGCCTGCTTTAATACCAGACGCTTTAAAACCACTGGGAGTAGTTATTCCACCGGAGATGGGAGACCATAAAGAAGTGGTGGAATGGCTCAAATTTTCCAAAAGCAACTGAATCCTTCCTTATCCTGCGCCATGATCGGCGAAATTCACAATCAAAAATCTCTACATCGATGGAATGGGCCACAGCGGCGCATCGGAATCACAGGAGGTATCGCAAGCGGAAAAAGCAGTGTTGGAAAATATCTCAAAGAAATAAAAGGCTTTCCAATTCTTGATGCAGATTTATATGCACACAATGCCCTAGCCCCTGGGAAAACCCCGACCAGGGTGATCTTAGAGCGGTATGGCAATGCAGTAGCAGGTCAAATACAAAACCATCAACCAAGCATTAATCGTTCAGCGTTAAGCAAAATTATTTTTAGCGATCCAAATGAACGTCTTTGGATTGAAGAGCTAATACATCCAATAGTACA comes from Prochlorococcus sp. MIT 1307 and encodes:
- the coaE gene encoding dephospho-CoA kinase (Dephospho-CoA kinase (CoaE) performs the final step in coenzyme A biosynthesis.), producing the protein MAQIFQKQLNPSLSCAMIGEIHNQKSLHRWNGPQRRIGITGGIASGKSSVGKYLKEIKGFPILDADLYAHNALAPGKTPTRVILERYGNAVAGQIQNHQPSINRSALSKIIFSDPNERLWIEELIHPIVHMHFTKELERMKNSPVIVLIVPLLFEAGFNNLCSEVWVINCTTDQQCLRLQKREGISSDEALKRVQSQWPLQEKIGLADVVIDNQGDFQKWIAKVNQLC